The following is a genomic window from SAR86 cluster bacterium.
CCAGTTTTTAATTCCTCTGGCTTAATTGGACAAACCATAAACCATAAAAACCTTGTTAGTGAAGTAATAATCTTAAGTGATACTTCACATTCTTTACCAGTAAAAATTGAAAACAACAATTTTTATTGTAACGCGCAAGGTTCTGGAAATCCTGGAGTAATCATATGTAAATATAATAATTTAGATTGGAATCAGAAATTATCAATTAATCAAAAAATTTATACTTCAGGACTTGGAGGTATATATCCCGAGGGTATTTATGTTGGATTTATTGAAGATATAATTACTGAATCAGAAGAACAACTTAAATTAAGAATTAAATTAATTTCAGATCCATTAGATCAAAATATATTCGGGGTAATTAGACAAAATGAATAACCTTGGAATTCTAAAGTTTATTTTATTAATATTTATTGTTAACTTTTTTGACTTATTTGTTGGGACATTTTTAATTAAATACTTTCTTGTAATACCTTTAACTTTTTTGTTTTTTAGTTTTTATGTTTATAGGCAAAATCATAATGTGTCTCCAATATTTTCATTTTTAATTGGAATAATTGTTGATCTCATTTCATATACTTTTATTGGCCTTAATGGATGTCTTTTTTGCTTAATGACTTACATTATTAATAACTACTCAAATACTTTTAAATTATTTTCTTACTTCCAAATATGTATCTTTTTTGGTTTGTCCGCAGCATTCTATGTTGGATTTAGCCATTTATTTGTAAATTTAGGAAATTTTTCCTACTTAACTTTATTTATAAGCGCTATCTTGAATACGTTATTATTTATAATTATTACAATGATAAATTTTTATATTCCAAGAACTTTTATAAGAAAAAACTAAACAAATTATTATTAATTTAATGATAAGAAAATTTAAGACCTTTATCTCTCTTTTTTTGATCAGTCTATTGTCTGTAATTTTTATTTTTATTTTTATTTTATTATTTAAGCCGAATTTTTATGTAAACTTTATCGATGAAAAATTTGTTAAAGATTACTCAATAAACTATGAAGATCTTAAATCTACCAAGAATATTTTTAAGCCTGTATTAACTGCAAAAAATATTAAATTAGTTGACGGTCTTAACAACGAAGTTTTATTAATAGAAGATATAAAAATTGGCATTGATTTAATAGAATCTATTAAGAAAAAATTTATTCATTTTTCTATACTTGAAATTAAAAGTTTTTACGCGCAAGAGCAATCTTCAAATAATGCAGAATACAAAAACAAATTTAAAGGAAGGAAATTATATTTAGCAGATGGCAATTTTAGTTTAGCATCTGAAAGTTATAAATTTTATTTGTCAGGTGAAAAAGTATTTTTTGAACTATTCAATGGTTTGATAAATGCTCTGCCTTATAAAAAATTAAGAGGCTACTATGATCCAATTGAAAAAAAAATATTCTTTTCTTCATTTCATACTCTAAACGCAACAAATATAGAAGAGGCCAAACTTTTTGACTTGAGTTCTTTAAAAAATAACGATATAAATTTAAGGCTTTATGCTAAGGGTTTTTTTAATACTAAAAATAATAATTTACAGACAATAAACAAACTTGAATTTTATAATTCTAATTTTGAAACTGTTGACGAATACAAAATACAAGATATCAATGCTGTTATTTTTTCAGATAAGAATAGGTCTTACTTTGGCAGCTTCACATCTTTAATACCTGATCAGAAAATCAAAGGTAAAATTATTTTTAAAGCTCAAAAGCCATTAACTATAAGAACTAATTTAAATGTAATTATGGATAATCTAATACCAGAAAATGAGTATTTTTATGTTACTGGAGAAGAAAATTTCCAAACTAAAATTATTTTAGGTGAAAAAAAAGTATCGCTTGAGCTTAATTCAGATCTTCAAAAAACTATCATTAGATCAAAAATACAAAATTTGCAAAAAGGTCTCGGACAAAATGAAACAACAAAAATATTTATAGATGATTTATCAAAAAATATCTACAAAGTGAAAAGCAAAAAGTATGACATTTTTTATGACCAGGATAAAGGCGGAGGATATTTTATATATGGAGACTATTTTTTAGATAAAGCAAAAAAAATTAACAATAATAATTTTGATATTTACTTGGACTTACAAAAATTTAACATTAATAGCTTGGATTTACCTTCTGAAGATCAGTCTTCATTTGCAATCAATTTATTAAAGGCCAGAGTCAAAGAGTTCTCTTTCTTTGACAATAATTATAATAATCAATTTTTAACTGTTTTATTTTCAAAAAATTCAATAAAAAGCATAAAATTGAGTTCAAACAGTTTGAACATATCAGTAAATTTTGATAAGTCTGGATTCATTAGAACTGATGTTAAAAATACGAATTTTAATTTTTATAATTCAGGAATTAACAAACTTTCTTTAAATCAATTTAATAATTTAAATACTAGATTCACTGCTGAAAATATAAAAACAAATATAGGTGACATTAAAAATTTAGATTTATATTTTTTAAAAAATTTAAAAATTACTACCATTGACAATATAAATATTGATAGTGAATTTTTAAAAATAAAATCTCAAAATTCTAATGAAAAAGCATATATGAGTTACAACAATGAAAAAGATATATACAAAATAAAAGGCATATATAAACTAACTGAAAAATTTAAAAAAATATTAGACTTTACTAATTATGACTTTAGTTTCTTAGAAGCTGATTTAAATCTTCAATGGCAAGATATCGATGAGTTAAAAAATATTGAGGGTAATATGAAATTTTTAGTAAAAGATATAACCCTGGATAGAAATCTTCCAAACTCAACTCTCCTAAGAACATTAAGAATTTTAAATCTAAATTCTCTTTTAGAAAATGTTGATAACGAAAATAGAATTAATAGCAAAGGTTTAAAGATTCAGAGAGCTGCGGGAAATTTAATTTTCAGCGAGAATAGAGCATTAATTAAAGATTCAATTGACATAGAGACAGCTGATTCATCGATGCTATGGACAGGATTCGCTACAAAAAATACGTCTGGAGCAATACAAGAGTTAAATTTTGATTTATCTATGAGATTTAAATTATCTGAGAATATACCTTGGTATGCTGCTATTTTTGGTGGAATACCAGCATTAGCTGGAAGCTTTGTTCTAGAGAATATGTTTGATGGAACTATTACTGAGATTTCTACTATAAATTTTAAAATTACAGGCGATTTAGATGACCCTAATATATTAAGATTAAATTAGAAATACTGTTGCTAATCCAAGAAAAGATAAAAATCCTATTACATCCGTTATTGTGGTAACAACAACGCTTCCAGCTATAGCAGGATCTTGATTTAATTTTCTTAAAATCAAAGGTACAAATATACCAGCAATGACAGAACTTATAAGATTAATAATCAAAGCAGTAGATATTAAAAAAGAAAGAATAATTTCTTCAAACCAAATAAAAGTTGCCAATCCAACAAGAATAGACAACACAAATCCATTTAAAATTGAAACAGCAAGCTCTCTTTTAAATAGCCAATTTAAATTTGATGCATTAATTTGTTCTAGTGTTAAACCTCTTAAAACAATTGTAAGAGTTTGTGTCGCTGCGACACCACCCATGCTTGCTACAATAGGCATTAGAATAGCAAGATAGACTACCTTATCAAGAACATCTTGAAATATATTAATAGTAAGAGATGCTATAAAAGCAGTAATTAAATTCATACTAAGCCAAAATACTCTGCTCTTAGCAGCTCTACCTGGAGGAGCAAAAGTATCTTCTGCTACTCCAGCCATCCCTAAAAAATTTTGATCTGCGTCTTCTCGAATAACATCAACAACATCGTCAATTGTTATTCTTCCCAAAAGTTTTTTTTCTTCGTCGATAACCGCTGAGGAAACTAAATCATTTCTCTCGAAAAAAGTTGCAACTTCTTTATCATTTTGTGTGGCTTCAAGTGGCAGGATGTCAGTATCCATAATTTCTCTGACGATTAGAGAAGGGTCCGAAGTAATTATTTTACTGATAGATAGTTCTCCAACATAAACATCATTTTTTGAAACGACAAATATTTTATCTGTATTTTCTGGGAGTTCTTCTTGATTTCGTAAATATCGCAAAACTAATTCTAAACTATGATGCGGTCTGACACTTATTACATCTGTATTTAAAAGACCACCAGCTGTGTCATCTGGATATTCAAGACCTTCTTCGATTCTTTTTCTATCGCGTAATGACATTTTGGAGAGAATATTTTTAGTTCTTTCTTCAGGCAGATTTTGAAGAATATCTACAATTTCATCTAATTCTAGCTCTTTAACTGCCTCAGATAACTCATCATTAGAAATTTCAGAAATAAGATCTTGTTGAATCTCCTCACCTAGTTCAAAAAGAACATCGCCTTCCTCATTTGTTTCTAATAAAGAAAATAAGAATTTTCTTTGTTTGGGAGGTGATGACTCTAATGCATGGGCTATTTCAGAGGAAGACATTTTGTCTAATAATCTTTTGATTTGATTTATAGAAAGATTGGAAGAATCATCTAAGATAATATCTATATTTTTTTTGTTACTTACTTCTTCCATTTATCAATTCTACAACAAAGAAATTATTTTTATCTGTTTCTAGAAGAAGGTATATTTAATTTCTCTCTGTATTTTGCAATTGTTCTCCTTGCAATACCATAACCTTTTTTATTTAATTCTATAGTTATAGATTGATCACTTCTTGGTTTTTTTTCACTATCAATAATTTTTTTTATAACTTCCATTAATTGCATCGGAGTAACTTCTCTCGTTTTTGATACAGAAGTCACCAAAAAAGATTTTAATGGCATTATGCCCTTTGGAGTATCTATATACTTTGATCTAAGAATTCTAGAAACTGTTGAAGGATGAAGATTTAATTCTTCTGATATTTGCTTATTTGATAAAGGATTTATTTTAAGAGGATTGTCACCAAGAAGCGATAATTGTTTCTCACATATCAACTTTCCTACCTTTAAAACAGTATCATTTCTTTTTTTAATTGAGGATATAAGCCATTTAGCATCTTGTATTTTTTCTAATAAATCTTTATTAGGTTTTTTCTTTAACTCTTTTTTTACCTTTTCTATCAATTGATCATCTATTTTTATCTTAGGAAATTTATTTTCAATAAAATTAACATTTAAATTATTTTCTTTTATTGAAATTTTTAAGTCTGGAAGTATGTAATTTGTTGTTTCGAAATTTAAGCCAGGACTTAAGTCGCATGATTTTATTTCTTTAATAGCACGTTCAATGTCATTTTTATTGTATCCGTTATTAATTAAATATTGTTCAATTCCTTGCATATCAGCATTAATGTTCTCGGTTAATATTAATTTAGAGATTTCTTTTATATTAAAAGGTAGTTGCTTGTTTTCAATTTGTATTTGAATGCATTCCTTGAAATTTCTATAACCTATACCTGAGGGAGATAATTTTTGTATTATATTTATTAATGCATTCTCAAGTTCAGCAAAACTATAGTTAAAGTTCAGGATGTTCTCTATTTCCGAAAGGTCCTCTGCCAAGTGACCTGATTCGTCAAGAGAGTTGATTAATGCAAGGCATATCTCATACTTTTCTTTAGACAAATTCAAGTCATCAATTTGATCAATTAGGTTTTCATTTAAAGTAGCCTTGGCTTCCAAGCTAAAATCGAAATCATCAATATTAAGATCAGAAAGCTCTTCGAGATCATCTTCGTCATATTCTTCATTTTCCACAAAAGGATTTATTTCAATTTCTTTATCTATTTTTTGAATTAATTCAAACCTAGAAAGTTGAAGTAAATCAATTGATTTTTTTAGTGCTGGCGTAAGAGAGATTTTCTGTTTTTGTTTAAACTCTTTTATTAAAGAAATAGCCATTTCTACTTATATAAATTACCAAAATAAACTTTTTTAACTACTGAATTACTTATAAGTTCGTCTTTCGTGCCTTCTGCAATTTTTTTTCCTGCATTAATTACAAGTGCTTTATCACAAATTTCTAGTGACTCTCTAACATTATGATCGGTAATTAATATTGCAATTCCTTTTTTTTTGAGATTTAACAAGGTATTCTTTATATCATCAACTGCTATAGGATCTATTCCTGCAAATGGTTCATCCAATAAAATTATTTTAGGATCACTTGCTAAAGTTCTAGCTATTTCAACCTTTCTTCTTTGTCCACCTGATAGAACCCTTCCTTTTTTGTTAATAATATCTTCTAAATTGAATTCTTTTATAGATTTTTCAATAAAATCAGATACTAGATCTTTATCTTTAAATGAAATTTCAGCAAGACCTAATAAATTTTCTAGAACAGTTAAATCTTGAAATATTGAGGGTTCTTGTGGAAGATACTTTAATCCTAAAAACGCTCTCTTATGCATCGCTAGTGCAGAAATATTTTTCTCATTTAGAAATATTTCACCACTATCAGACTTTATAATTCCTGCAATTATATAGAAAACCGTAGTCTTTCCAGCACCATTAGGTCCAAGAAGTCCTGAAATAGTTCCTGACTGAATTTTAAAAGATATATCTTCAATGACTTTTTTATCTTTAAAACTTTTTGATATGTTAGTTATTTTAAGCATTACAGATCATTATTATTCTGAGGATATGATGACATCTCACCACTTACAGGATTAAATATTATATTTTCAGAATTAATTTCAATATTATCGTATTTAAGAGAAGCTGTTCCAATTAATTCAATCTTACTATTGCTATAAAAAATCATCTCACTTGCTTCACCAGAAAATTTATTGATATTATCTGAAGACTGTAATGATGATGGCTTGCCATAAACATGTATTGTTTTGTTTAAATTTTCATAAACTGCATCATCTGCTTTTATTTCAATTACTCCCGAATCAATTTTCACATTATTTTTAAAAAATATTTGATTAGATTCCTTCTTAATTTCAATTATATTAGAGTTAATACTTATCTCATCAACTTTTGTATCTGCAAATGAAGTTTGACAAATAAATGAGATAAAAATAATAAATGCTTTTTTCATCTTATAAAATTCTTGCTGTTATCAAATCATGCATTGAAATTACACCTACATTTTTTTCTTTACTCATAACCACTAATGTAAAGATTTTATTTTCTTCCATTATTTTAGCTGCATCAACTGCTAAGGCATTTGATCTAATTGTCTTAAAGCTTTTAGTCATCACATCTTTAATTTTAGTCTTATTTATATCTATTTTTTCATTTAAGCATCTTCTCAAATCACCATCAGTGAAAATACCAACGACTTTTGTTTTATTTTTTACAAGGGTTATCCCAAGACCTTTATTACTAACCTCAATTAAAGCATCACATAGCAATGCGTTTTGTGAAACTGATGGAATTTCCTTGCCCTTATGCATTAAATTTTCTACTTGTGTAATTAACTTTCTTCCAAGCTTGCCAGCAGGATGAGAGCTTGCAAAATCTTTTCTTGTGAAACCTCTTGCTTCAAGCAATGCTATTGCAAGAGCATCTCCAAATGCTAAGCTTGCTGTAGTTGAAGAGGTGGGAGCAAGATCAAGCGGACAAGCTTCTTTTTTTGTTTTAATTACAATGTTTATATCTGAACTTTTGGCTATTGAAGAAGATTTAT
Proteins encoded in this region:
- a CDS encoding AsmA-like C-terminal region-containing protein, encoding MSVIFIFIFILLFKPNFYVNFIDEKFVKDYSINYEDLKSTKNIFKPVLTAKNIKLVDGLNNEVLLIEDIKIGIDLIESIKKKFIHFSILEIKSFYAQEQSSNNAEYKNKFKGRKLYLADGNFSLASESYKFYLSGEKVFFELFNGLINALPYKKLRGYYDPIEKKIFFSSFHTLNATNIEEAKLFDLSSLKNNDINLRLYAKGFFNTKNNNLQTINKLEFYNSNFETVDEYKIQDINAVIFSDKNRSYFGSFTSLIPDQKIKGKIIFKAQKPLTIRTNLNVIMDNLIPENEYFYVTGEENFQTKIILGEKKVSLELNSDLQKTIIRSKIQNLQKGLGQNETTKIFIDDLSKNIYKVKSKKYDIFYDQDKGGGYFIYGDYFLDKAKKINNNNFDIYLDLQKFNINSLDLPSEDQSSFAINLLKARVKEFSFFDNNYNNQFLTVLFSKNSIKSIKLSSNSLNISVNFDKSGFIRTDVKNTNFNFYNSGINKLSLNQFNNLNTRFTAENIKTNIGDIKNLDLYFLKNLKITTIDNINIDSEFLKIKSQNSNEKAYMSYNNEKDIYKIKGIYKLTEKFKKILDFTNYDFSFLEADLNLQWQDIDELKNIEGNMKFLVKDITLDRNLPNSTLLRTLRILNLNSLLENVDNENRINSKGLKIQRAAGNLIFSENRALIKDSIDIETADSSMLWTGFATKNTSGAIQELNFDLSMRFKLSENIPWYAAIFGGIPALAGSFVLENMFDGTITEISTINFKITGDLDDPNILRLN
- a CDS encoding KpsF/GutQ family sugar-phosphate isomerase, which translates into the protein MKKYNYKASAIRTFKIESDAISDLSKQLDSNFNLLCNSVISCKGKLIVMGVGKSGHIGKKISATLSSTGTGSIFIHPTEAAHGDIGLIDKKDIVMVISNSGETEELINIIPTLKRFSYKIVAITGNKSSSIAKSSDINIVIKTKKEACPLDLAPTSSTTASLAFGDALAIALLEARGFTRKDFASSHPAGKLGRKLITQVENLMHKGKEIPSVSQNALLCDALIEVSNKGLGITLVKNKTKVVGIFTDGDLRRCLNEKIDINKTKIKDVMTKSFKTIRSNALAVDAAKIMEENKIFTLVVMSKEKNVGVISMHDLITARIL
- a CDS encoding LptA/OstA family protein produces the protein MKKAFIIFISFICQTSFADTKVDEISINSNIIEIKKESNQIFFKNNVKIDSGVIEIKADDAVYENLNKTIHVYGKPSSLQSSDNINKFSGEASEMIFYSNSKIELIGTASLKYDNIEINSENIIFNPVSGEMSSYPQNNNDL
- the lptB gene encoding LPS export ABC transporter ATP-binding protein encodes the protein MLKITNISKSFKDKKVIEDISFKIQSGTISGLLGPNGAGKTTVFYIIAGIIKSDSGEIFLNEKNISALAMHKRAFLGLKYLPQEPSIFQDLTVLENLLGLAEISFKDKDLVSDFIEKSIKEFNLEDIINKKGRVLSGGQRRKVEIARTLASDPKIILLDEPFAGIDPIAVDDIKNTLLNLKKKGIAILITDHNVRESLEICDKALVINAGKKIAEGTKDELISNSVVKKVYFGNLYK
- the rpoN gene encoding RNA polymerase factor sigma-54 gives rise to the protein MAISLIKEFKQKQKISLTPALKKSIDLLQLSRFELIQKIDKEIEINPFVENEEYDEDDLEELSDLNIDDFDFSLEAKATLNENLIDQIDDLNLSKEKYEICLALINSLDESGHLAEDLSEIENILNFNYSFAELENALINIIQKLSPSGIGYRNFKECIQIQIENKQLPFNIKEISKLILTENINADMQGIEQYLINNGYNKNDIERAIKEIKSCDLSPGLNFETTNYILPDLKISIKENNLNVNFIENKFPKIKIDDQLIEKVKKELKKKPNKDLLEKIQDAKWLISSIKKRNDTVLKVGKLICEKQLSLLGDNPLKINPLSNKQISEELNLHPSTVSRILRSKYIDTPKGIMPLKSFLVTSVSKTREVTPMQLMEVIKKIIDSEKKPRSDQSITIELNKKGYGIARRTIAKYREKLNIPSSRNR
- the mreD gene encoding rod shape-determining protein MreD gives rise to the protein MNNLGILKFILLIFIVNFFDLFVGTFLIKYFLVIPLTFLFFSFYVYRQNHNVSPIFSFLIGIIVDLISYTFIGLNGCLFCLMTYIINNYSNTFKLFSYFQICIFFGLSAAFYVGFSHLFVNLGNFSYLTLFISAILNTLLFIIITMINFYIPRTFIRKN
- the mgtE gene encoding magnesium transporter is translated as MEEVSNKKNIDIILDDSSNLSINQIKRLLDKMSSSEIAHALESSPPKQRKFLFSLLETNEEGDVLFELGEEIQQDLISEISNDELSEAVKELELDEIVDILQNLPEERTKNILSKMSLRDRKRIEEGLEYPDDTAGGLLNTDVISVRPHHSLELVLRYLRNQEELPENTDKIFVVSKNDVYVGELSISKIITSDPSLIVREIMDTDILPLEATQNDKEVATFFERNDLVSSAVIDEEKKLLGRITIDDVVDVIREDADQNFLGMAGVAEDTFAPPGRAAKSRVFWLSMNLITAFIASLTINIFQDVLDKVVYLAILMPIVASMGGVAATQTLTIVLRGLTLEQINASNLNWLFKRELAVSILNGFVLSILVGLATFIWFEEIILSFLISTALIINLISSVIAGIFVPLILRKLNQDPAIAGSVVVTTITDVIGFLSFLGLATVFLI